From the Salvelinus fontinalis isolate EN_2023a chromosome 35, ASM2944872v1, whole genome shotgun sequence genome, one window contains:
- the ano5b gene encoding anoctamin-5b → MRRITGMAKEVTLIEMKSAMDSQIGEECNGHSRNNSIEDGGTQLPGHTETDRLQQNKDTVFFRDGVRRIDFILSYLDDKDGEKKQERRREFEANLEKAGLELEAEDKSDSDDLKTYFLKIHAPWEVLATYADVLKIKVPFKESDIPHGQDVPLEWLSRPFRLPEKVMRPQPDYFTSPFDKDKIDFFLIKNQDTFFPPSTRNRIVYYILSRCPYYKEDRKETDKKGIKRLLNNGTYTSAFPLHDCRYWERNTNEQCESERYHLYKNWARFLCFYKEQPLNLIRKYYGEKIGIYFAWLGFYTEMLFFAAVMGVICFTYGVLSYDDNLTSKEICDPSIGGSVVMCPLCDKKCSYWKLNSTCLSSWQSHLFDNEGTVFFAMFMGIWVTLFLEFWKRRQAQLEYEWDLVDFEEEQQQLQIRPEFETKCTDQKLNRITQEMEPYLPLPKKCGRFCLSGVTVLFWMLLIVACITGVIVYRLAVYAAFASIMKDSPTKKIHLVGSLITPQLATSVTASFINFVIIMILNFFYERVAIWITDMEIPKTHLEYENKLTMKMFLFQFVNYYSSCFYVAFFKGKFVGYPGNYTYMFGKYSRLRNEECDPGGCLIELTTQLVIVMTGKQVCGNIQEALLPLLRNWWCSRKARKDQYSRWEQDHDLQNFSQLGLFYEYLEMVIQFGFITLFVASFPLAPLLALCNNILEVRVDAWKFTTQFRRPVAAKAHNIGAWQEILNVVAILSVVTNAFIMAFTSDMIPRLVYLYAYHPGSEATMSGYINNSLSVYNISQIPLLSTPEEGAIPAWFNSSITTCRYRDYRYPPGHQRQYSQTMQFWHILAAKLAFIIIMEHVVFVVKFFVAWLIPDVPSEVKARIKRERYLIQEYLHNYEVEKLKIQLSQSFITATNMHDLLS, encoded by the exons ATGAGAAGAATAACGGGAATGGCAAAGGAAGTAACTTTGATCGAAATGAAGAGCGCAATGGATTCACAGATTGGAG AGGAATGTAATGGCCACAGTCGTAATAACTCTATAGAGGACGGAGGAACACAGCTACCTGGACACACAGAG ACTGACAGACTACAGCAGAACAAAGACACCGTGTTCTTCAGGGACGGGGTTCGCAGGATTGACTTCATACTGTCCTACCTAGATGACAAGGATGGAGAGAAGAAGCAG gagaggaggagggagtttGAGGCCAACCTTGAGAAGGCTGGACTGGAGCTTGAGGCTGAGGACAAATCG GACTCAGATGATCTGAAAACGTACTTCCTGAAGATCCACGCCCCGTGGGAGGTGTTGGCCACCTACGCTGACGTGCTGAAGATCAAGGTTCCCTTTAAGGAAAGCGACATCCCCCACGGACAGGACGTTCCACTGGAGTGGCTCTCCCGACCGTTCCGCCTGCCAGAGAAGGTGATGCGCCCACAGCCTGACTACTTCACCTCTCCATTTGATAAGGACAAGATAGACTTCTTCCTCATCAAAAACCAAGACACCTTCTTCCCCCCCTCTACACGCAACAGAATA GTGTACTACATCCTGTCTCGCTGTCCGTACTATAAAGAGGACCGCAAGGAGACAGACAAGAAAGGTATCAAGCGGTTGCTGAACAATGGGACCTACACCTCAGCCTTCCCACTTCATGAT TGTCGATACTGGGAGAGGAACACAAATGAGCAGTGTGAGAGCGAACGCTACCACCTCTATAAGAATTGGGCTAGGTTCCTCTGTTTCTACAAGGAGCAGCCCCTCAACCTCATCAG GAAGTATTATGGGGAGAAGATTGGGATCTACTTTGCCTGGCTGGGCTTCTACACAGAGATGTTGTTCTTTGCTGCGGTCATGGGGGTCATATGTTTTACCTATGGTGTGCTGAGCTACGATGATAATTTAACAAG TAAGGAGATCTGTGACCCCAGCATTGGAGGGAGTGTTGTGATGTGTCCACTGTGTGATAAGAAGTGTAGTTACTGGAAGCTCAACTCCACGTGTCTCTCATCCTGG CAATCCCATCTGTTTGATAACGAGGGGACAGTGTTCTTTGCCATGTTTATGGGGATCTGGG TGACTCTGTTCCTGGAGTTCTGGAAGCGGCGCCAGGCCCAGTTGGAGTATGAATGGGACCTGGTAGATTTCgaggaggagcagcagcagctccagATCCGCCCGGAGTTTGAGACCAAGTGCACTGACCAGAAACTCAACCGGATCACCCAG GAAATGGAGCCATACCTACCCCTCCCCAAAAAGTGTGGTCGCTTTTGCCTCTCCggtgttactgttctgttctgg ATGCTTCTGATTGTGGCCTGTATCACTGGGGTGATAGTCTACAGGCTGGCTGTGTATGCAGCCTTCGCCAGCATCATGAAGGACAGCCCCACTAAGAAGATCCATCTGGTGGGCTCTCTCATCACCCCGCAGCTCGCTACCTCTGTCACCGCCTCCTTTATCAACTTTGTCATCATTATGATCCTTAACTTCTTCTATGAGCGAGTGGCCATCTGGATCACTGATATGG AAATTCCCAAGACACATCTGGAGTATGAAAACAAGTTGACAATGAAGATGTTCCTCTTCCAGTTTGTCAACTACTATTCTTCATGTTTCTACGTGGCCTTCTTCAAGGGCAAGTTTGTGGGTTACCCAGGCAACTACACGTACATGTTTGGCAAATACAGCAGGCTGAGGAACGAGGAG TGTGACCCAGGAGGCTGTCTGATTGAGCTGACCACCCAGCTGGTGATCGTCATGACAGGGAAGCAGGTGTGTGGGAACATCCAGGAGGCTCTACTGCC GCTGCTGAGGAACTGGTGGTGCAGCAGGAAGGCCCGGAAAGACCAGTACAGCCGCTGGGAGCAGGACCACGACCTGCAGAACTTCAGCCAGCTGGGCCTGTTCTATGAGTACCTGGAGATGG taATCCAGTTTGGCTTCATCACTCTGTTTGTGGCCTCTTTCCCCCTGGCCCCCCTGCTGGCCCTTTGTAACAACATCCTGGAGGTCAGAGTGGACGCCTGGAAGTTCACCACCCAGTTCCGCCGGCCTGTGGCGGCCAAGGCCCACAACATTGGAGCATGGCAGGAGATCCTCAATGTGGTAGCCATCTTGTCCGTTGTCACCAAT GCATTCATCATGGCCTTTACTTCAGACATGATCCCCCGCCTGGTCTATCTGTATGCCTACCACCCTGGCTCTGAAGCCACTATGAGTGGCTACATCAACAACAGCCTGTCAGTGTATAACATCTCCCAGATCCCTCTCCTCAGTACGCCCGAGGAGGGGGCGATTCCTGCCTGGTTCAACAGCTCCATCACCACCTGCAG GTACCGTGACTACCGCTACCCTCCAGGCCACCAGAGGCAGTACTCCCAAACTATGCAATTCTGGCACATCCTGGCAGCCAAACTGGCCTTCATCATTATCATGGAG CACGTGGTGTTTGTGGTGAAGTTCTTTGTGGCCTGGCTGATCCCGGATGTGCCATCCGAGGTGAAGGCTCGGATCAAACGGGAACGTTACCTCATCCAGGAATACCTGCACAACTACGAGGTTGAGAAGCTCAAGATCCAGCTGAGTCAAAGTTTTATCACTGCCACCAACATGCATGACCTGTTATCTTAG